Proteins from one Ammoniphilus sp. CFH 90114 genomic window:
- a CDS encoding glycine betaine ABC transporter substrate-binding protein, translating into MLNMKKGFALLMSGVLSLSLMACGNDAQVGSAGSNGKVVVSGKNFSEQDILVHVISSLIEEKTDLTVERKPFLGGSQLVHSALLKGDVDIYPEYTGTAWISILKEENVSDPEETYNKTKAAYEEQFGLTWLEPLGFNNTYTLSMRADHAEELGIETISDLAKHAPNLTMGATQEFLERPDGYKGLQEVYEGLVFQSTKGLDPGLTYGAVKDGAVDVNDAFSTDGRIPAFNLKSLEDDKNFFPPYYAAPVVRMDTLEAHPELRDVLNQLGGKLDETTMAELNAKVDLEGQKARDVAENWLKEQGLMQ; encoded by the coding sequence ATGTTAAATATGAAAAAAGGTTTTGCTTTGTTGATGTCTGGTGTGTTGTCTCTATCTTTAATGGCTTGTGGGAACGATGCGCAAGTAGGAAGTGCTGGATCGAATGGGAAAGTGGTTGTATCCGGTAAGAACTTTTCTGAGCAGGATATTCTCGTTCATGTGATCTCTTCTCTCATTGAGGAGAAGACGGATCTGACAGTAGAGCGTAAGCCGTTCTTGGGAGGGTCTCAATTGGTTCATAGTGCACTGTTAAAAGGGGATGTCGACATCTATCCGGAGTATACGGGTACGGCGTGGATCTCTATTCTGAAGGAAGAGAACGTGAGTGATCCGGAGGAAACGTACAATAAAACGAAAGCTGCGTATGAAGAGCAATTTGGATTGACTTGGTTAGAGCCGCTTGGCTTTAATAACACGTATACATTATCTATGAGAGCGGATCATGCCGAGGAGTTAGGGATCGAGACGATTTCTGACTTAGCGAAACATGCCCCTAATCTAACGATGGGAGCGACCCAAGAGTTCTTAGAGCGTCCAGATGGATATAAAGGACTTCAGGAAGTGTATGAAGGGCTTGTCTTTCAATCGACAAAAGGATTGGACCCAGGACTTACGTATGGAGCGGTAAAAGACGGAGCGGTTGACGTCAATGATGCCTTCTCTACTGATGGAAGAATTCCAGCCTTTAATCTAAAGTCTCTAGAGGATGATAAGAACTTCTTCCCGCCTTACTATGCTGCACCTGTGGTTCGTATGGATACGCTAGAAGCTCACCCGGAGTTGAGAGACGTATTGAATCAGTTGGGAGGAAAGCTTGACGAAACTACGATGGCTGAGCTGAATGCGAAGGTAGACTTAGAAGGTCAGAAGGCTCGAGATGTTGCAGAGAACTGGTTAAAAGAACAAGGATTGATGCAATAG